A region of Myxococcus stipitatus DSM 14675 DNA encodes the following proteins:
- a CDS encoding TetR/AcrR family transcriptional regulator, with translation MRVGRPRDEKVRRAILTAAQELVLEKGYAEVTTGEVAKRAGAGKQTLYRWWPGKGALVLDAFSEWVRQAPRSSLRKPSLSSTLVEFCRGASEAAPVLRALMAEAQFDEDLHRRLVAQLVRPRGDELRACLSDRRPADREVLVNVLSGLVWQRLMLNEPLDASFVRFALRVVARF, from the coding sequence ATGCGTGTGGGCCGACCGAGGGACGAGAAGGTGCGCCGGGCGATACTCACAGCCGCTCAGGAACTGGTCCTCGAGAAGGGCTACGCGGAGGTGACCACCGGGGAGGTGGCGAAGCGGGCGGGTGCGGGGAAGCAGACCCTCTACCGCTGGTGGCCGGGCAAGGGGGCGTTGGTGCTCGATGCCTTCTCGGAGTGGGTGCGGCAGGCGCCTCGCTCGAGCCTCCGCAAGCCCTCGCTGTCGTCGACGCTGGTGGAGTTCTGCCGGGGTGCCTCGGAGGCCGCGCCCGTGTTGCGGGCGCTGATGGCGGAGGCCCAGTTCGACGAGGACCTGCACCGGCGGCTCGTCGCCCAGCTGGTGCGACCCCGGGGCGATGAGCTCCGGGCCTGCCTCTCCGACCGCCGCCCCGCCGACCGAGAGGTGCTGGTCAACGTGCTCTCCGGGCTCGTGTGGCAGCGGCTCATGCTCAACGAACCCCTCGACGCGAGCTTCGTGCGCTTCGCGTTGAGGGTGGTCGCGCGCTTCTGA
- a CDS encoding FAD-binding oxidoreductase has protein sequence MADKSGPSRRLDKVVLNATGGQNGGQSASASSGDTRFTPPVAPESTEVESLEGWGFADTRFVVQPDGSTVLTGTRYNISNVALPDLMPWFAAKLASPLSYENRNEPHYPPQIPEAKKNEQLVAALREFLEDEQLTDDPKERLRRGHGHTGGEIWAIRYTKLDRVPDLVVFPRSHEEVVRLVEVAMKHGACVIPFGGGTNVTEALRIPLSEARLVIAVDMRQMNRILWIDPVNRMACIEAGATGRHLMSELAKFGLTMGHEPDSLEFSTLGGWIATNASGMKKNRYGNIEDLVLDMQVVTAQGIVERPRQAPRESVGVNPRQYMFGSEGNFGIITTAVVKLFPVPEVQRYGSVLFPDLKTGLSFLYELQKSGAVPASVRVMDNTQFHFGQALKPAKHGLAAKLKSEVEKMVVTKLKGYDPYKLAVATVVFEGSREEVAFQEKTLYRIAAEHGGMKGGGANGERGYQLTFGIAYIRDLTFEHWAIAESFETSVPWSLAMELYERVQRRVEKEHAAMKLPGKVFFTGRLTQVYQTGVVIYFYLGFYAKGVKDPVGAYAALEHAAREEILAAGGSLSHHHGIGKIRRDFLPEVYSEGALALNRKVKAAIDPDNVFGASNSGINGPIALTPDEEAH, from the coding sequence ATGGCAGATAAATCGGGTCCTTCGCGCCGTCTGGACAAGGTGGTGCTGAACGCAACCGGTGGGCAGAACGGCGGCCAGTCGGCCTCGGCGTCCTCCGGAGACACGCGCTTCACTCCCCCCGTCGCACCGGAGTCCACCGAGGTGGAGTCCCTGGAAGGTTGGGGCTTCGCGGACACGCGCTTCGTGGTGCAACCCGATGGCAGCACGGTGCTGACGGGGACTCGCTACAACATCAGCAACGTCGCGCTGCCGGACCTGATGCCCTGGTTCGCCGCGAAGCTCGCCTCCCCGCTGAGCTACGAGAACCGCAACGAGCCGCACTACCCGCCCCAGATTCCCGAGGCGAAGAAGAACGAGCAGTTGGTGGCGGCGCTGCGCGAGTTCCTCGAGGACGAGCAGCTCACGGACGACCCCAAGGAGCGCCTGCGCCGGGGCCATGGCCACACGGGTGGGGAGATCTGGGCCATCCGCTACACGAAGCTGGACCGGGTGCCGGACCTCGTCGTGTTCCCCCGGAGCCACGAGGAGGTGGTGCGCCTGGTGGAGGTCGCCATGAAGCACGGCGCCTGCGTCATCCCCTTCGGCGGCGGCACCAACGTGACGGAGGCGCTGCGGATTCCGCTCTCGGAGGCGCGCCTGGTCATCGCCGTGGACATGCGGCAGATGAACCGCATCCTGTGGATTGACCCCGTCAACCGCATGGCCTGCATCGAGGCGGGCGCCACCGGGCGTCACCTGATGAGCGAGCTGGCGAAGTTCGGCCTCACCATGGGCCATGAGCCCGACAGCCTCGAGTTCTCCACGCTCGGCGGGTGGATTGCCACCAACGCCAGCGGCATGAAGAAGAACCGCTACGGCAACATCGAGGACCTGGTGCTCGACATGCAGGTCGTCACCGCGCAGGGCATCGTCGAGCGCCCGCGGCAGGCGCCTCGGGAGAGCGTGGGGGTCAACCCGCGCCAGTACATGTTCGGCAGCGAAGGGAACTTCGGCATCATCACCACGGCGGTGGTGAAGCTGTTCCCCGTGCCCGAGGTCCAGCGCTACGGCTCGGTCCTCTTCCCCGACCTCAAGACGGGCCTCTCCTTCCTCTACGAGCTGCAGAAGTCGGGCGCGGTGCCCGCCAGCGTCCGGGTGATGGACAACACCCAGTTCCACTTCGGCCAGGCGCTCAAGCCGGCGAAGCACGGGCTCGCTGCCAAGCTGAAGAGCGAGGTCGAGAAGATGGTGGTGACCAAGCTCAAGGGCTACGACCCGTACAAGCTCGCCGTGGCGACGGTCGTCTTCGAGGGCTCCCGCGAAGAGGTCGCGTTCCAGGAGAAGACGCTGTACCGCATCGCCGCGGAGCACGGCGGCATGAAGGGCGGCGGGGCCAACGGGGAGCGTGGCTACCAGCTCACGTTCGGCATCGCCTACATCCGCGACCTCACGTTCGAGCACTGGGCCATCGCGGAGAGCTTCGAGACGAGCGTGCCGTGGAGCCTGGCCATGGAGCTCTATGAGCGCGTGCAGCGCCGCGTGGAGAAGGAGCACGCGGCGATGAAGCTGCCGGGCAAGGTGTTCTTCACCGGCCGCCTCACGCAGGTCTACCAGACGGGCGTGGTCATCTACTTCTACCTGGGCTTCTACGCGAAGGGCGTGAAGGACCCGGTGGGGGCCTACGCGGCGCTGGAGCACGCGGCGCGCGAGGAGATTCTCGCCGCGGGCGGCTCGCTCTCGCATCACCACGGCATCGGCAAGATTCGCCGCGACTTCCTCCCGGAGGTCTATTCGGAGGGCGCGCTGGCGCTCAACCGCAAGGTGAAGGCGGCCATCGACCCGGACAACGTCTTCGGCGCGTCGAACAGCGGCATCAACGGCCCCATCGCGCTCACTCCCGACGAGGAGGCGCACTGA